The sequence ATAAATGTCTTATCAAAAAGCTTGTATTATATGTGATGAGCAAAATAAAAAAGGAATGCATGTTTTTCATCATTTCATATGTATGGATTGTCACAACGATCTCGTTCAAACAGAAACAAATGAGGAGAAATACAAATTTTATGTCGATCGTCTAAGAAAAATTAGAGAGAATAAAATATATTCATAACGAAAGGCCCCTACTATGATTAGGGCCTGTTTTATTTTAATATATAGATATATAAATTAAACTTGTGAGGATGCGAAGAAAGATGGATCAGACGAAGACACCTCTATATACGCTTTTATGTGAACATGCCTCTAAAAAACCAATCTCTTTTCATGTGCCAGGACATAAATACGGAGCTGTTTTTTACGAGGAGGCTCTTTCTTCCTTTTTATCATTGTTACATTTAGATGTAACAGAGCTTTCCCATCTAGACGACTTACATCATCCAACCGGGGCGATTGAACAAGCACAACAATTAGCTGCAAAGTTGTATGGTGC comes from Anoxybacillus flavithermus and encodes:
- a CDS encoding sigma factor G inhibitor Gin yields the protein MDCHNDLVQTETNEEKYKFYVDRLRKIRENKIYS